In a genomic window of Quercus lobata isolate SW786 chromosome 4, ValleyOak3.0 Primary Assembly, whole genome shotgun sequence:
- the LOC115984507 gene encoding uncharacterized protein LOC115984507 yields MEDLTRSWSCLTLSDCERSNLRISKEQAATEYILAAKFLTKRALNIDAIAKTFTPLWRSVNGFKIKMEGDHVVLFTFDNKEEMEKVIDAEPWSFDKHLMVQVHDLPMRFRRRKVAEQICEATGRINASADDSESEGDNFMRVKVSMDITQPLCRGRVISLDNGKELWVSFKYERLPNLCYWCGCLTHNDRDCPLWIESEESLKTKSQQFGSWIKAASFVLMRRNMVKVPGFFASRKSDASTANSKPVQKPPVVVVRSGKPSLEVIRPDKESVSTFPSANIAPDFQEINMENMVPQESRSVTNLESSKLLDFGERNKLTSDFEEVIEDIDKEIRKFDLADLNVAENRAFRGKVNIIKSPSIEDSNEMHSLERAQLNPPLSCAPQAVISNNQNRPVHVEGSWKRVARTEIGTDIVMTEAVGDKRVARKQKAYLSYQRKERNLRTESELVTLIRAKDPSVVFIVETWADDARLDRTLSKINFDQKWVVSRVNKGGGLVLFWKNTVNLTVVDSHRYYIDTIINGNSENEWRFTGFYGELETSRRFEAWNKLRTLNSRQNRPSLCVGDFNEIIRHDEKLGGPRRDHNQMQLFRDVIDECGFMDFGFIGSKFTWARHFDDGNSVRLRLDRCLATNSWFHKFPGTRVHHLQSMSSDHSALWVNLLGLEEPSRKKCFRFEEMWLSEPSCGETIEETWSNTCEPNPGLAILKKVAQCEQELTRWSKHNFGHVRRELAEKKKLLVVAENEAIVSGNNSRVRGLKAEFNILLDREARMWYQRSRVLWLSKGDSNTTFFHSKATKRFRKNLIKGIKNARGEWLTENEEMGLELINYYEELFSSSNPSLTVEALEKIPCSVTEEMNADLVRDFSELEVWEALNQMAPLKAPGPDGMPPLFY; encoded by the exons ATGGAGGACCTAACGAGATCATGGAGTTGTTTAACACTATCGGATTGCGAAAGGTCAAACCTTCGAATTTCGAAAGAACAGGCAGCAACAGAGTACATATTAGCTGCAAAATTCTTGACAAAGCGAGCTCTCAACATTGATGCTATAGCCAAAACGTTCACACCATTATGGAGATCAGTGAATGGCTTTAAAATCAAAATGGAGGGAGATCATGTGGTTTTGTTTACTTTTGATAATAAGGAAGAGATGGAGAAAGTTATTGATGCCGAGCCATGGAGTTTTGATAAACATCTCATG GTGCAAGTGCACGACCTTCCAATGAGGTTTCGGAGACGAAAAGTGGCCGAACAAATATGTGAGGCTACAGGGAGGATTAATGCCTCGGCTGATGATTCGGAGTCGGAAGGAGATAATTTTATGAGAGTTAAAGTCTCAATGGATATCACTCAACCTTTGTGCAGGGGAAGGGTAATTTCACTTGACAACGGCAAAGAATTGTGGGTGTCTTTCAAATATGAACGACTCCCCAACCTGTGCTATTGGTGTGGGTGCTTAACTCACAATGATCGTGATTGTCCTCTTTGGATTGAGAGCGAAGAAAGCCTAAAAACTAAGTCACAGCAGTTCGGATCCTGGATCAAGGCAGCGTCGTTTGTGTTGATGAGGAGAAATATGGTTAAAGTCCCTGGTTTTTTTGCTAGCAGGAAATCCGATGCGTCGACGGCAAACAGCAAACCAGTTCAGAAGCCTCCCGTGGTGGTTGTCCGATCAGGCAAACCTTCTCTGGAGGTTATTCGACCTGATAAGGAAAGTGTTAGTACGTTTCCTAGTGCAAATATTGCTCCGGATTTTCAGGAGATAAATATGGAGAATATGGTGCCACAAGAGTCAAGGAGTGTTACGAATTTAGAAAGTTCCAAATTGCTGGATTTTGGGGAGAGAAATAAGCTAACCAGTGATTTCGAGGAGGTAATAGAGGATATTGATAAGGAAATTCGTAAGTTTGACTTAGCGGATTTGAATGTTGCTGAAAACAGAGCATTTCGTGGTAAGgtaaatattataaaatcacCTTCTATTGAGGATTCTAATGAGATGCATTCACTAGAGCGTGCACAACTTAACCCTCCCTTATCATGTGCCCCTCAAGCTGTGATTTCTAATAATCAGAACAGACCCGTGCATGTGGAAGGCTCGTGGAAAAGAGTTGCTAGAACTGAGATAGGGACAGACATAGTTATGACTGAAGCAGTAGGGGATAAACGTGTGGCTAGGAAACAGAAAGCTTACTTGAGttaccaaagaaaagaaag GAACTTGCGTACAGAGAGTGAGCTCGTTACTTTGATACGGGCTAAAGATCCCTCTGTCGTGTTTATAGTCGAAACATGGGCAGATGATGCAAGGCTAGATCGTACGTtgagcaaaattaattttgatcaaAAGTGGGTGGTGTCGAGGGTTAACAAAGGTGGTGGCTTAGTGTTATTTTGGAAGAATACTGTGAACCTTACTGTAGTAGATTCACACAGGTATTATATTGACACTATTATCAATGGGAACTCTGAGAATGAGTGGAGATTTACTGGCTTTTATGGGGAACTCGAGACCTCAAGGAGATTTGAAGCATGGAACAAGTTGAGGACTTTGAATTCAAGGCAGAACAGACCTTCGCTTTGCGTcggggattttaatgaaattattcgGCATGATGAGAAGTTGGGTGGGCCAAGGAGGGATCACAATCAAATGCAATTATTTAGAGATGTGATTGATGAGTGTGGCTTCATGGATTTTGGATTTATAGGTTCAAAATTTACATGGGCAAGACACTTTGATGATGGAAATTCTGTTAGACTAAGATTAGATCGATGCCTGGCTACTAATTCCTGGTTTCATAAATTTCCGGGAACTAGAGTCCATCACCTTCAATCTATGTCATCGGATCACTCTGCCCTTTGGGTAAATTTATTGGGGTTGGAAGAGCCTAGTAGGAAGAAATGTTTCAGATTTGAGGAAATGTGGTTATCCGAGCCTTCTTGTGGTGAAACTATTGAGGAAACTTGGAGTAATACTTGTGAGCCGAACCCAGGCTTAGCTATCTTGAAAAAGGTGGCTCAATGTGAACAAGAATTAACTCGGTGGAGTAAGCATAATTTTGGACATGTGAGAAGGGAATTAgcagagaaaaagaaattgctTGTGGTGGCTGAAAATGAAGCAATAGTTAGTGGGAACAACTCTCGGGTTAGGGGTCTCAAGGCTGAATTTAATATCCTTCTAGATAGAGAAGCTAGAATGTGGTATCAACGGTCAAGAGTTTTGTGGCTTAGTAAAGGCGATAGCAATACAACATTTTTCCATAGCAAGGCAACAAAGAGGTTCAGGAAGAATTTAATCAAGGGGATCAAAAATGCTAGAGGTGAGTGGTTAACCGAGAATGAGGAAATGGGTTTGGAGCTGATAAATTACTATGAAGAGCTTTTCTCCTCTTCAAACCCGAGCCTTACTGTTGAGGCTCTTGAGAAAATCCCATGCTCAGTGACTGAGGAGATGAATGCAGATTTGGTGCGTGATTTTTCAGAATTGGAAGTGTGGGAAGCTTTAAATCAAATGGCACCTTTAAAGGCTCCGGGTCCAGATGGAATGCCTCCACTCTTCTATTAG
- the LOC115986398 gene encoding putative disease resistance protein RGA3: MAEGMLLAVAQKITEDLGSWAFQEIGSLWDVEAGLENIKNTVSTIQAVLQDAAEQQSRSHQVKDWLEKLKDAVYEVDDLLGEFYTEALRRGGITGNITKKVRDFFSTDSNPVVFRVQMSRKINAMKQKLNAIAEDRKMFHLKEYHVEPPVRMDREETHSFVANVKVIGREDDKEAIIRLLLERNNEENVSIVPIVGIGGLGKTTLAQFVYNDKNIKEHFELKMWICISDVFDVKMIIQKIISATGMEPVDHSMDKLQDQLRKIIDQKKYLLVLDDVWNEDPHKWDSLKDLLVGGAKGSKIVITARARLVAEITCPASIYTLKGLNEEQSWLLFKQIAFRKGQGQGTNNPRLEEIGREIVRKCQGIPLAIKSIGNVLRLEKTEHKWSYVKNNILEIATQQKNDIFPILKLSYDHLPSHLKSCFAFCSLFPKDYEIDKVTLIQLWIAQGFIRPSNKNQELEDVADEYFKDLLWRSFFEEVTNEKGELKYKMHDLIHDLAELVTGAECTIITLDRNNFDEKTRHVSLPFYIDSSFIETSGLLVRAEKLRTCLLTFTPSMAYRAGKIDESMLNKLIMSCRRLRALGLCGVHIERVPDSIEKFIHLTYLDFSENDGIETLPNTISRLWKLQTLKVNGCRKLKELPRDIRFLVGLRHLENSNCWLLSHMPNGLGQMTCLQTLSSFVVRDNQASTSGPISSGLDELNSLNSLRGELQISNLRCLEDVYSEPNAANLRAKLYLDRLTLLWHANNPLFCSNDDNDGDEKLLEGLQPHQNLRFLSVNGYGGVRFSSWLSLLTNLVNLSITGCKRCQQLPPLSQLHSLKRLSLINMEVLEYISDGGINEEVPTSSFFPSLKSIYISQCPNLKGWWRSTSTTDRQQHPHHQSLPSFHHLSALQIRVCPNLTSLPPFPYLEKSLYLERVSLKPLQRTIAINSSLPSSSSFLSSPLSKLKSMALVSIKDTEALPDEWMSNLSSLKELYIQGGPKLKSLSLAVPHLTSLEDLEICSCELFDSISDMGDDGTEWQHLKCLSSLSYRNVPNLKSIPSGLQHVTALRKLVISNFPNLTIFPKLTSVVYLQISWCPNLTSIPNNISNLMSLEVLHISYCLNLISLPDEMLSLKSLQKLIIQRCPDLAKRCEKGIGEDWFKIAHVPVIEIRDW, encoded by the coding sequence ATGGCCGAAGGAATGCTCCTTGCCGTTGCACAAAAAATCACTGAAGATTTGGGCTCTTGGGCTTTCCAAGAGATCGGATCGCTTTGGGATGTCGAAGCTGGACTTGAAAACATCAAGAATACCGTTTCCACGATTCAAGCTGTACTTCAGGATGCAGCAGAGCAGCAGAGTCGTAGCCATCAAGTCAAGGACTGGCTCGAAAAGCTCAAGGACGCAGTTTATGAAGTAGATGACTTGTTGGGTGAGTTCTACACTGAAGCTTTACGACGAGGAGGGATAACTGGGAATATTACAAAAAAGGTACGCGATTTCTTTTCAACTGATTCAAACCCAGTTGTTTTTCGTGTACAGATGAGTCGTAAAATTAATGCGATGAAGCAGAAACTAAATGCAATAGCGGAAGATAGGAAAATGTTTCACTTAAAAGAATACCATGTAGAGCCACCTGTGAGAATGGATAGGGAAGAGACTCACTCATTTGTAGCTAATGTAAAAGTTATTGGGAGAGAAGATGATAAAGAGGCCATCATAAGACTGTTGTTGGAGCGTAATAATGAAGAGAATGTTTCAATTGTTCCTATAGTGGGGATTGGTGGGTTAGGAAAAACCACACTTGCTCAATTTGTATACAATGACAAGAACATCAAAGAACATTTTGAGCTAAAAATGTGGATATGTATATCTGATGTCTTTGATGTGAAaatgattattcaaaaaataatatcggCTACTGGTATGGAACCTGTAGACCATAGCATGGATAAATTACAAGATCAACTTCGTAAAATAATTGATCAAAAGAAGTACTTACTTGTCTTGGATGATGTGTGGAATGAGGATCCTCACAAATGGGATAGTTTGAAAGATCTTTTAGTGGGTGGCGCTAAGGGAAGTAAAATTGTAATAACTGCACGTGCAAGATTGGTAGCAGAGATTACATGCCCAGCTTCAATATACACTCTTAAAGGTCTCAATGAAGAACAGTCTTGGTTGTTATTCAAGCAAATAGCATTTAGAAAAGGGCAAGGGCAAGGGACCAATAATCCTAGACTAGAAGAAATTGGAAGGGAAATTGTGCGCAAATGTCAAGGGATACCCCTTGCCATAAAGTCTATAGGAAATGTATTGCGCTTGGAAAAAACGGAGCATAAATGGTCATATGTCAAGAATAATATACTAGAAATTGCaactcaacaaaaaaatgacatttttccaATTCTAAAGTTGAGTTACGATCATCTTCCATCACatttaaaaagttgttttgCCTTTTGTTCCTTGTTTCCTAAAGATTATGAGATTGATAAGGTGACACTCATACAACTATGGATAGCGCAAGGTTTTATCCGACCATCAAACAAAAACCAAGAATTAGAAGATGTTGCAGATGAGTATTTCAAAGATTTGCTTTGGAGGTCCTTCTTTGAAGAAGTGACAAATGAAAAGGGAGAATTAAAATACAAGATGCATGATTTAATTCATGATCTTGCAGAATTAGTTACAGGGGCAGAGTGCACAATAATTACTTTGGATCGAAACAATTTTGATGAAAAAACTCGTCATGTGTCACTTCCATTTTATATTGACTCATCTTTTATTGAAACATCAGGTTTGCTGGTTAGAGCAGAGAAGTTACGTACATGTCTTCTAACATTTACTCCTAGTATGGCTTATAGAGCGGGAAAAATAGATGAATCAATGTTGAATAAACTTATTATGAGTTGTAGAAGATTGCGTGCATTGGGTTTATGTGGAGTGCATATTGAGAGAGTGCCAGATTCTATTGAAAAGTTTATACATCTTACTTACCTTGATTTTTCTGAGAATGATGGTATTGAAACTCTCCCTAATACTATTTCTAGACTTTGGAAATTGCAAACACTAAAAGTCAATGGTTGTCGGAAACTTAAAGAATTACCTAGAGACATTAGATTTTTGGTTGGCCTCAGGCATCTTGAGAATAGCAATTGTTGGCTTTTGAGTCATATGCCTAATGGATTAGGACAAATGACATGCCTACAAACGTTATCATCATTTGTTGTGAGAGACAACCAAGCTTCTACCTCTGGGCCCATTAGTAGTGGGCTAGACGAATTGAATTCGCTAAACTCCCTGAGAGGAGAACTACAAATCTCAAATTTGAGATGTTTGGAAGATGTTTATTCAGAACCCAATGCTGCCAATTTAAGGGCAAAACTGTATCTTGACCGGTTGACATTATTATGGCATGCAAATAATCCTCTTTTTTGTTCTAATGATGACAACGATGGTGATGAGAAGTTATTAGAAGGCCTCCAACCACACCAAAATCTTAGATTTTTGTCTGTGAATGGGTATGGGGGTGTGAGATTTTCAAGTTGGCTTTCTTTGCTCACAAATCTGGTTAATTTATCTATAACTGGTTGTAAGAGATGTCAACAACTTCCACCATTGTCTCAACTCCACTCTCTGAAACGTCTATCTCTTATTAATATGGAAGTTTTGGAGTACATATCAGATGGTGGTATAAATGAGGAGGTTCCTACTTCATCCTTCTTCCCATCGCTGAAGTCCATTTATATTTCCCAATGCCCTAATCTGAAGGGATGGTGGAGGAGCACATCAACAACAGATCGCCAACAACATCCGCATCACCAGTCACTGCCTTCATTCCATCATCTTTCTGCTTTACAAATTCGGGTTTGCCCTAATCTAACTTCCCTGCCTCCATTTCCGTATCTTGAAAAAAGTCTATATTTGGAAAGAGTCAGTTTGAAACCTTTACAACGGACAATAGCAATAAATTCGTCACTTCCTTCTTCCTCCTCTTTCTTGTCCTCTCCTCTCTCCAAATTAAAGTCTATGGCTTTAGTTTCTATAAAGGATACAGAGGCTCTACCAGACGAGTGGATGTCAAACCTGAGTTCTCTCAAGGAACTATACATACAAGGAGGCCCTAAGCTGAAATCTCTATCTCTAGCCGTGCCCCATCTCACCTCACTCGAGGACTTGGAGATTTGTAGTTGTGAGCTGTTTGATTCGATTAGTGACATGGGTGATGATGGCACCGAATGGCAGCATCTTAAATGCCTCAGTTCTCTGAGTTATCGCAACGTTCCCAATTTGAAGTCTATTCCTTCCGGGCTTCAACATGTTACTGCTCTGCGAAAGCTTGTGATTTCTAATTTTCCCAATTTGACGATTTTCCCAAAGCTCACCTCAGTTGTATACCTTCAAATTTCATGGTGCCCCAACCTAACATCAATTCCCAATAATATCAGTAATCTCATGTCCCTCGAAGTACTTCACATTTCCTATTGTCTAAATCTCATATCACTTCCTGATGAGATGCTTTCTCTTAAGTCTTTACAAAAGCTAATAATTCAAAGATGTCCTGACTTAGCGAAAAGATGTGAAAAGGGAATTGGGGAAGATTGGTTCAAAATCGCTCACGTCCCTGTTATTGAAATTCGGGATTGGTGA